One window from the genome of Actinomycetota bacterium encodes:
- a CDS encoding GDP-mannose 4,6-dehydratase encodes MGSLEGARVLVTGADGFIGSHLTRRLVSDGAEVHALTSDVSSVFPRRLLDLRGRMEIHEGNLMDRSAMDAVARSAKPSYIFHLAAYTHVGKSWQRVDECIQANIQGTMNLLQALADQGYERFVNTGTSEIYGDIEVPFREDAVVNPISPYSVSKYAAERFCRLFQRAYGWPIVMLRPFNAYGPAQSPDRVIPEIIVRALRKEELKMTQARQTREFNYVEDLADGFVKAATTPDVNGELFNIGGGEEISMRDVATQILEVMGNPIEPQFGALPERPTEIMRMYCDSSKARQRLGWEPSHSLRDGLEKTIEWYRRELETPGSPFVP; translated from the coding sequence GTGGGCTCGCTCGAAGGCGCCCGCGTCCTCGTAACGGGGGCGGATGGGTTCATCGGGTCGCACCTCACGCGCCGGCTGGTATCGGACGGCGCCGAGGTGCACGCACTGACCAGCGACGTGTCCTCGGTGTTCCCGCGCCGCCTACTCGATCTGCGGGGGCGGATGGAGATCCACGAGGGGAACCTCATGGATCGGAGCGCGATGGATGCAGTTGCGCGCTCGGCCAAGCCGTCTTACATCTTCCACTTGGCGGCGTACACCCACGTCGGGAAGTCTTGGCAGCGGGTTGACGAGTGCATCCAAGCCAACATCCAGGGAACGATGAACCTGCTCCAGGCGCTGGCCGATCAGGGCTACGAGCGCTTCGTGAACACGGGTACCAGCGAGATCTACGGCGACATCGAAGTGCCGTTCCGGGAAGACGCTGTGGTGAATCCGATCTCGCCGTACTCGGTTTCGAAGTATGCGGCGGAACGTTTCTGCCGGCTGTTCCAGCGGGCGTACGGCTGGCCGATCGTGATGTTGCGCCCGTTCAACGCCTACGGTCCGGCGCAGAGCCCGGACCGGGTGATCCCGGAGATCATCGTCCGCGCGCTCCGCAAGGAAGAGCTGAAGATGACGCAGGCCCGGCAGACCCGCGAGTTCAACTACGTCGAGGACCTCGCCGACGGGTTCGTCAAAGCGGCGACGACACCGGACGTGAACGGGGAGCTGTTCAACATCGGGGGCGGCGAGGAGATCTCGATGCGGGATGTCGCGACGCAGATCCTCGAGGTCATGGGCAACCCCATAGAGCCGCAGTTTGGCGCCCTGCCGGAGCGGCCGACCGAGATCATGAGGATGTACTGCGACTCATCCAAGGCCCGGCAGCGCCTCGGCTGGGAGCCGAGCCACTCGCTGCGCGACGGCTTGGAGAAGACGATCGAGTGGTACCGTCGCGAGCTGGAGACCCCCGGCTCGCCGTTCGTTCCTTAG
- a CDS encoding sugar phosphate nucleotidyltransferase yields MASLKTVILCGGKGTRAYPHTTEVPKPLLEVAGRPILQHVMEIYAGQGFRSFVLSAGFKADMIRSFALGMPSDWEIEVVDTGEETNTGGRVLRVKDLVGDTFFATYSDGLGDLDLNALLAFHQRHEGSATLTTVPLPSQYGTIEVATGGKVEQFREKPTLREHLINGGFFVFDRRAFDLWQGDDLEREVLPALGEAGQLYAYRHDGFWKSMDTYKDAVELTALATEGRVPWARSKAPASS; encoded by the coding sequence ATGGCCTCCCTCAAGACCGTCATCCTGTGCGGCGGGAAAGGCACTCGGGCGTACCCGCACACGACCGAGGTGCCCAAGCCTCTGCTCGAGGTCGCGGGCCGTCCGATCCTCCAGCACGTCATGGAGATCTACGCCGGTCAAGGCTTCCGTTCGTTCGTGCTCTCGGCCGGGTTCAAGGCGGACATGATCCGGTCCTTCGCCTTGGGCATGCCGTCCGACTGGGAGATCGAGGTCGTCGACACCGGGGAAGAGACCAACACCGGCGGTCGCGTCCTCAGGGTCAAAGACCTCGTCGGCGACACCTTCTTCGCCACGTACTCGGACGGTCTGGGGGACCTCGACCTGAATGCCCTTCTCGCGTTCCACCAACGTCACGAGGGATCGGCGACACTGACCACGGTTCCGCTGCCCTCGCAGTACGGGACCATCGAAGTAGCCACGGGCGGCAAGGTCGAGCAGTTCCGGGAGAAGCCGACCCTCCGCGAGCACCTGATCAACGGCGGGTTCTTCGTGTTCGACCGGCGCGCGTTCGACCTCTGGCAGGGCGACGACCTCGAGCGAGAGGTGCTTCCGGCGCTCGGCGAGGCGGGGCAGCTCTACGCGTATCGCCACGACGGCTTCTGGAAATCGATGGACACCTATAAGGATGCGGTGGAGCTGACCGCTCTCGCGACCGAAGGGAGGGTTCCGTGGGCTCGCTCGAAGGCGCCCGCGTCCTCGTAA